In Candidatus Cloacimonadota bacterium, the following are encoded in one genomic region:
- the dnaB gene encoding replicative DNA helicase: MATKIERQLPNDINAEAAVLSAMMIDNFVVSKAIELLDEEHFYRTAHKIIYKTLLDLFEENIEIDIITVIDRLKQNGTLEKVGGENFINELSDVVLSGANIEYHANIVQERALLRQLITTSNQIIEECYKSDQPVEDIVDNAEQEIFRIAERPERKTFVKIDKIIPTAIKNIEEIATSKKSVIGVPSGFPDLDKKIGGFRPGQFVVIAARPAMGKTSLALNIAFNASMYYDKKVAIFTMEMDNEEILLRMMSSASEVSMDNMLKGYGMDEKKILRIAQVAEALSEKEIFVDDVGSNTLLDIRAKTRRLKAEIKGLDMLIIDYLQLMSVKRNRENRQQEIAEISRSLKILAKEMGIPIIALSQLNRAVESRKPPIPMLADLRESGAIEQDADIVMFIYREEEYDKETEKKGIAKIIISKNRHGATGEIELLFVKELTAFRSLSNV, translated from the coding sequence ATGGCTACAAAAATAGAACGACAACTTCCAAATGATATAAATGCAGAGGCAGCCGTGCTTTCTGCGATGATGATCGATAATTTTGTCGTTTCCAAAGCGATCGAATTACTCGATGAAGAGCATTTTTATCGAACTGCTCATAAAATTATTTATAAGACATTACTGGATTTATTTGAAGAGAATATTGAAATCGATATTATTACGGTCATCGATAGGTTAAAGCAGAATGGAACACTTGAAAAGGTCGGTGGTGAGAATTTTATCAATGAGTTATCCGATGTTGTCCTGAGCGGTGCGAATATTGAATATCATGCCAATATCGTTCAGGAAAGAGCGTTGTTAAGGCAATTGATAACTACCTCCAACCAGATTATCGAAGAATGTTATAAATCCGATCAACCTGTCGAAGATATTGTCGATAACGCAGAACAGGAAATATTCAGGATAGCAGAAAGACCGGAACGAAAGACTTTTGTCAAAATAGATAAGATAATTCCTACAGCGATCAAAAATATCGAAGAAATTGCAACTTCCAAGAAAAGTGTGATCGGAGTTCCCAGCGGATTTCCCGACCTTGATAAGAAGATCGGAGGTTTTCGTCCGGGGCAATTTGTTGTTATTGCTGCCAGACCTGCAATGGGGAAGACCTCTTTAGCTCTGAATATCGCCTTTAATGCTTCCATGTATTATGATAAAAAAGTTGCGATCTTTACTATGGAAATGGATAATGAAGAAATCCTTTTAAGGATGATGAGTTCTGCCTCGGAAGTCAGTATGGATAACATGCTCAAAGGTTATGGTATGGATGAGAAGAAAATCCTGCGGATAGCTCAGGTGGCTGAAGCTTTGTCCGAAAAAGAGATTTTCGTCGATGATGTTGGTTCTAATACATTGCTTGATATCCGGGCAAAAACCAGGAGATTAAAAGCTGAGATTAAAGGTCTGGATATGCTGATAATCGATTATCTTCAGTTGATGTCCGTAAAGAGAAATCGTGAGAATCGTCAGCAGGAAATTGCAGAGATTTCCCGATCACTGAAAATCCTGGCAAAAGAGATGGGAATTCCGATCATTGCTTTATCTCAGTTAAATCGAGCAGTTGAGAGCAGGAAACCTCCGATCCCGATGTTAGCGGATTTGAGAGAATCAGGAGCGATCGAGCAAGACGCAGATATTGTCATGTTCATTTATCGAGAAGAAGAATACGATAAGGAAACTGAAAAAAAGGGTATTGCCAAAATTATTATCAGCAAAAATCGGCATGGTGCTACTGGGGAAATAGAATTATTATTTGTGAAGGAATTGACTGCTTTCCGCTCTTTGAGTAATGTTTAA
- a CDS encoding uracil-DNA glycosylase, which produces MQTRTLTQYLEYLKLSGIENIFLNPEIIQQTSEEIIKYKKMQLLGLEENYQDCKKCLLSQSRIKFVYGEGNPDSKLMLIGEAPGADENITGRPFVGKAGQLLTRMLQAINLERSDIYITNVVKCRPPNNRNPLPAEINSCLKYLDEQISIIKPKLLLLLGKVAATSLLNESMTLTLFREKTYLYKGIKTYVTYHPSALLRNPGWKKYAWIDLQKLRDDYIKL; this is translated from the coding sequence ATGCAAACCAGAACTCTTACTCAATATCTTGAATATCTAAAACTTTCAGGTATTGAAAACATTTTTCTTAATCCGGAAATAATTCAGCAAACATCAGAAGAAATTATTAAGTATAAAAAAATGCAATTATTGGGATTAGAAGAAAATTATCAGGATTGTAAAAAATGTCTTCTGAGTCAGAGCAGGATCAAATTTGTTTACGGTGAAGGAAATCCTGACTCGAAATTAATGCTTATCGGGGAAGCTCCTGGTGCAGATGAAAATATTACGGGAAGACCTTTCGTTGGAAAAGCTGGGCAACTCCTGACAAGAATGTTACAGGCAATAAATCTGGAAAGAAGCGATATTTACATTACAAATGTTGTGAAATGCAGACCTCCGAATAATAGGAATCCACTTCCTGCTGAAATCAACTCCTGCCTGAAATATCTGGATGAACAAATTTCTATCATCAAACCGAAATTATTATTATTATTAGGAAAAGTTGCTGCCACATCATTACTGAACGAAAGCATGACGCTAACACTTTTCAGAGAAAAAACTTATCTTTATAAAGGTATTAAAACTTATGTAACTTATCATCCTTCTGCTTTACTCAGAAATCCGGGTTGGAAGAAATATGCCTGGATCGATCTGCAAAAATTAAGAGATGATTATATTAAATTGTAA